From the genome of Silurus meridionalis isolate SWU-2019-XX chromosome 12, ASM1480568v1, whole genome shotgun sequence, one region includes:
- the picalmb gene encoding LOW QUALITY PROTEIN: phosphatidylinositol binding clathrin assembly protein b (The sequence of the model RefSeq protein was modified relative to this genomic sequence to represent the inferred CDS: inserted 1 base in 1 codon) yields the protein MSGQSITDRITAAQHSVTGSAVSKTVCKATTHEIMGPKKKHLDYLIHCTNEMNVNIPQLADSLFERTTNTSWVVVFKSLITTHHLMVYGNERFVQYLASRNTLFNLSNFLDKSGLQGYDMSTFIRRYSRYLNEKAVSYRQVAFDFTKVKRGVDGVMRTMNTEKLLKTXPIIQNQMDALLDFNVNANELTNGVINAAFMLLFKDSIRLFAAYNEGIINLLEKYFDMKKVQCKEGLDIYKKFLTRMTRISEFLKVAEQVGIDRGDIPDLSQAPSSLLDALEQHLASLEGKKVKDSTAASRASTLSNAVSSLANTGMSFTKVDEREKQAALEEEQARLKALKWTPCSTAVDPLGVADTQEQRLKELSKRPSFATTDTSPVSTTAASISTAPAIDLFSTPSCSNGSLKRESDLFDFHPSMQPGPSPTPWGDPFSTSEAVEGSIPTLNPFLTKHVDPAHPPAVSSDGVSFPSRTSGHELFSDSFGQASMIQHLTNPSPFPPEPSTVAGLFRGYGPPQVPPPQNTGELNVDFESVFGNKAASSTNLDTNGGILKPTMASSNQPSSQNQEKLMSNDLDSSLANLVGNLGIGNGTTKNDIHWSQPGEKKLTGGMNWQPKAAPSTTWNPVSMPPSVMAFPATTPTGMMGYGLPPQLPSMSMMTQPTMMYTQPVMRPSNPFGSVSSAQPSAASSPSSQSPLRAPGQDPFAQLSLKDFL from the exons ATGTCGGGCCAGAGCATAACGGACAGGATAACGGCCGCTCAGCACAGCGTTACCGGCTCGGCCGTGTCCAAAACCGTCTGCAAGGCGACCACACATGAAATCATGGGCcctaaaaagaaacatttggaTT ATCTCATCCACTGTACTAACGAGATGAACGTGAACATTCCTCAGCTGGCTGACTCGTTGTTTGAGAGGACCACCAACACCAGCTGGGTGGTCGTCTTCAAATCCCTCATCACAACACACCACCTCATGGTCTACGGCAACGAG CGTTTTGTTCAGTATCTGGCCTCCAGGAATACCTTATTCAACCTCAGTAACTTTTTGGACAAAAGTGGACTACAAG GTTATGACATGTCGACTTTTATTCGGCGGTACAGCCGATATCTGAACGAGAAAGCAGTGTCTTATCGACAGGTGGCGTTTGATTTTACAAAAGTTAAGCGTGG GGTCGATGGAGTGATGAGAACCATGAATACGGAAAAGCTCCTTAAAA ATCCTATCATCCAAAACCAGATGGATGCCCTGTTGGACTTCAAC GTCAATGCCAATGAGCTCACCAACGGGGTTATTAATGCAGCCTTCATGCTCCTCTTCAAAGACTCAATCAGGCTTTTTGCAGCTTACAACGAGGGGATAATCAACCTGCTGG AAAAGTATTTCGACATGAAGAAGGTTCAGTGCAAAGAAGGACTGGACATTTACAAGAAATTTCTTACCAGAATGACACGCATCTCTGAGTTCCTCAAGGTGGCAGAG CAGGTGGGGATAGACCGAGGGGACATTCCTGATCTCTCTCAG GCTCCCAGCAGTCTTCTGGATGCTTTAGAGCAGCACCTGGCCTCTTTGGAGGGCAAAAAGGTCAAGGATTCCACTGCGGCCAGCAG GGCAAGCACGCTTTCTAATGCTGTTTCATCATTGGCAAACACTGGCATGTCTTTTACCAAAGTGGATGAGAGAGAAAAGCAGGCAGCCCTGGAGGAAGAGCAGGCCCGTCTGAAAGCACTGAAG TGGACCCCCTGCAGTACCGCCGTGGACCCCCTAGGGGTGGCAGACACCCAG GAACAGCGGTTGAAAGAGCTCTCTAAAAGGCCCTCATTTGCCACCACAGACACATCTCCGGTGTCCACCACAGCAGCCAGCATCAGCACAGCTCCTGCTATTGACCTGTTCTCCACTCCAAGCTGCTCTAATGG TTCCTTGAAGAGGGAGAGTGACCTTTTTgacttccatccatccatgcaacCAGGACCCTCACCCACACCATGGGGAG ATCCTTTTTCTACTTCTGAAGCTGTCGAAGGCTCCATCCCAACCCTTAACCCTTTTCTAACCAAACATGTCGATCCTGCTCATCCACCTGCTGTGTCGTCCGATGGTGTTAGTTTTCCTTCTAGGACATCAGGTCATGAGCTATTCAGTG ATTCTTTTGGTCAAGCATCTATGATCCAGCATCTTACAAACCCCTCTCCCTTCCCGCCTGAGCCTTCCACTGTAGCAGGTCTTTTCCGAG GATACGGTCCTCCACAGGTTCCTCCTCCACAGAATACAGGGGAGCTAAATGTTGACTTTGAGTCTGTTTTTGGAAACAAAGCTGCCTCCTCTACTAACTTAGACACCAATG GGGGGATTTTGAAGCCCACAATGGCCAGCTCTAATCAGCCTTCCTCTCAGAACCAAGAAAAGCTCATGTCAAACGATCTAGACTCCTCCTTAGCAAATCTAGTTGGAA aCTTGGGAATTGGAAATGGCACAACTAAAAA CGATATCCACTGGAGCCAGCCAGGAGAGAAGAAACTGACAGGTGGAATGAACTGGCAGCCCAAAGCAGCCCCTTCCACTACATGGAACCCTGTCTCAATG CCTCCATCAGTTATGGCCTTCCCTGCAACAACCCCAACAGGCATGATGGGATATGGCCTG CCCCCACAGTTGCCCTCAATGTCCATGATGACACAACCCACAATGATGTACACACAGCCTGTCATGAGGCCATCCAACCCATTTGGATCTGTATCCAGTGCACAG CCCTCTGCTGCCTCTAGTCCCTCCAGTCAGAGCCCTCTTCGAGCTCCAGGACAAGACCCCTTTGCACAGCTCTCTCTCAAGGATTTCTTGTAG